One window of the Myxococcales bacterium genome contains the following:
- a CDS encoding AMP-binding protein, which produces MNRQKLSYEHGTSEFPLLHLTIGELFDHIAETFPDNECVVSVYQKARFTYREFNDLTDRLAKGLLLLDVKHGDRVSLWAINRWEWVAMQVATAKIGAVLVNINPAYRTHELKYALQQSESSTLVLMDSYKSSKYREMLLEVCPSIALDAPGRTKIDDLPNLRNVILMDGESAGMFPFNDILESGGPVPQEELRRVQAELDPDDPVNIQYTSGTTGFPKGVTLTHFNIMNNGHHVAHIMNFTDRDRLCIPVPFYHCFGMVLSNLVCMSQGATMVIPSPTFEVEAVLKTIQEEKCTGLNSVPTMFISLLASPNFDQYDYRTLRTGIMAGAPCPIDTMRELIDRMNMREIVIGYGQTEASPITTMTRPQDSLEKRVASVGRVVPMQEIKVIDPATGLTVPRGVQGEICFRGYQIMRGYYNNPTATAEAIDAARWLHSGDLGVMDNAGYLKITGRIKEMVIRGGENLYPREIEEFLRGHDKVLDVYVIGVPDAKYGEELMAWVLPRDGETLTEEEMRAYCKGKITHFKVPRYWKFVTSMNEFPMTVTGKIQKFRMREQAIDELNLHDAASIKTA; this is translated from the coding sequence ATGAACAGACAAAAATTAAGTTACGAGCACGGCACCAGCGAATTTCCCCTCTTGCACCTGACCATCGGCGAGCTTTTCGACCACATCGCCGAGACCTTTCCCGATAACGAATGCGTGGTTTCCGTCTATCAAAAAGCGCGCTTTACGTACCGCGAATTCAACGATCTGACCGATCGCCTGGCGAAGGGTTTGCTGCTGCTGGACGTCAAACACGGCGACCGCGTCAGCCTCTGGGCGATCAATCGTTGGGAATGGGTGGCGATGCAGGTCGCCACGGCCAAGATCGGCGCGGTGCTCGTGAACATCAACCCCGCCTATCGCACGCACGAATTGAAATACGCGTTGCAGCAATCCGAATCGAGCACCCTGGTGCTGATGGATTCCTACAAATCGTCGAAATACCGCGAGATGCTGTTGGAAGTCTGCCCGTCGATCGCGCTGGACGCGCCGGGCCGGACGAAGATCGACGACCTGCCCAATTTGCGCAACGTCATTCTCATGGACGGCGAATCGGCCGGCATGTTCCCGTTCAACGACATTCTCGAATCGGGCGGGCCGGTGCCGCAGGAGGAACTGCGCCGGGTTCAGGCCGAGCTCGATCCCGACGATCCGGTCAACATCCAATACACCTCGGGCACGACCGGCTTCCCCAAGGGCGTGACGCTGACCCACTTCAACATCATGAACAACGGCCACCACGTGGCGCACATCATGAATTTCACCGACCGCGACCGCCTCTGCATTCCGGTCCCCTTCTACCATTGCTTCGGCATGGTGCTTTCGAACCTGGTGTGCATGTCGCAAGGCGCGACGATGGTCATTCCCAGCCCGACCTTCGAGGTCGAGGCCGTGCTGAAAACCATCCAGGAAGAGAAATGCACGGGGCTCAACAGCGTGCCGACGATGTTCATCTCGCTGCTGGCGAGCCCGAACTTCGACCAATACGATTATCGCACCCTGCGCACGGGCATCATGGCCGGCGCGCCCTGCCCGATCGACACCATGCGCGAACTGATCGACCGCATGAACATGCGCGAGATCGTCATCGGCTACGGCCAGACCGAAGCCTCGCCGATCACCACGATGACCCGCCCGCAGGACTCGCTGGAAAAGCGCGTCGCCTCCGTCGGCCGCGTCGTCCCGATGCAGGAAATCAAGGTGATCGACCCGGCGACCGGCCTTACCGTGCCGCGCGGCGTCCAGGGCGAAATCTGCTTCCGCGGCTACCAGATCATGCGCGGCTATTACAACAATCCCACCGCCACCGCCGAAGCCATCGACGCGGCCCGCTGGCTGCACAGCGGCGACCTGGGCGTGATGGACAACGCCGGCTACCTGAAGATCACCGGCCGCATCAAGGAAATGGTGATTCGCGGCGGCGAGAATCTCTACCCGCGCGAAATCGAGGAATTCCTCCGCGGCCACGACAAGGTGCTTGACGTGTACGTGATCGGCGTGCCGGACGCGAAATACGGCGAGGAACTGATGGCCTGGGTGTTGCCGCGCGACGGCGAAACCCTGACCGAGGAAGAAATGCGGGCCTACTGCAAAGGCAAGATCACCCACTTCAAGGTGCCGCGTTACTGGAAGTTCGTCACGAGCATGAACGAATTTCCGATGACGGTCACCGGCAAGATCCAGAAGTTCCGCATGCGCGAGCAGGCCATCGATGAACTGAACCTGCACGACGCCGCGAGCATCAAGACGGCGTAG
- a CDS encoding penicillin acylase family protein, translating into MSKRAVLWLALAGVLGILVGGCGSAAVRYVNYRVSPDRVATEGEVRVPVQGLPGPVKIYLDPYAIPHIQAGDEYSLYYAFGYIQGRDRRFQLETLKMAAAGRLRELIGDRDESGVMTRLEILSRMIGLYKDAAALLADISPQDRRLLQAYADGINEAARREPLPMEFRLLDYEPEPWTTTDTGLVIAMIRFGLCKNWELELSRLEFLIYQVQTNANLDRALRVWPARYDLGPHLIGEKPAQDPFAGIPPVAPELQEFLADYAKQYPLKVTANPPAPVSESPWEGWGRGFSCSNNWAVDGVWTGTGKAAFCGDPHMPHFLPSLGYLAHLKCDNCEAGSYEVIGGAFVGLPAIAFGTNGHTAWGPTSNWADVTDVYVEKLVPDKPGHYYYQGQAMPFETREEVFKIRLKNGQFREERHQVRTTRHGVVINDFMDRLPPEFPIVVLRRDNEWGKPISALRNLYLSRNVTEARTALLDFTAMIGHWSLADDGGNLLYVGSVRLPKRTRHLGTIPVPGWTGTYEWESFYSPAELPWILNPPQHFLGTANNQVIQPESFAAPIALDGDVPQRIGRIWQVLGAGNDGRPIVEQMADLQRDDMDLGWLQVKPLYTQALQPLLKDADPVVAKAAKALSAWDGHAGPNEAGSSLFQTLNAFILENTLADEMRPESLSFILGFFNAEPFVFNIFADPENPAWDDRRTERRETAAEVIAASFRDAVKALVENYGEEVDDWKWTTVAPFVLKHNFGDQKVLAGYLNRGPLPTDGTGNGVNKHQFMRSEMWRFPIKYGPVLRVNADLNDLAASRMCLPGGQSGRPSSNHYDDLLPLWFKGQGASMKLGFADWEKNATGVLILEPEK; encoded by the coding sequence ATGAGCAAACGAGCGGTTCTCTGGTTGGCGCTGGCGGGGGTGCTTGGAATTCTGGTCGGCGGTTGCGGCTCGGCCGCTGTGCGCTACGTCAACTACCGCGTGTCTCCCGACCGGGTGGCCACGGAAGGCGAGGTTCGCGTTCCGGTGCAGGGATTGCCCGGCCCCGTGAAGATTTACCTCGATCCATACGCCATTCCGCACATTCAGGCCGGCGACGAATATTCCCTGTACTACGCCTTCGGTTACATTCAGGGTCGGGACCGCCGGTTTCAATTGGAAACGCTCAAAATGGCCGCGGCCGGCCGGTTGCGCGAATTGATCGGCGACCGCGACGAATCCGGCGTGATGACACGGCTGGAAATCTTGAGCCGCATGATCGGTTTGTACAAAGACGCGGCAGCCTTGTTGGCCGACATTTCGCCCCAGGATCGCCGGCTACTGCAGGCTTACGCCGACGGCATCAACGAGGCCGCGCGCCGCGAGCCGCTGCCGATGGAGTTTCGGCTGCTCGATTACGAACCCGAGCCCTGGACGACGACCGATACCGGCCTGGTGATCGCGATGATCCGGTTCGGCTTGTGCAAAAACTGGGAACTGGAACTCTCGCGCCTGGAATTTCTGATTTACCAGGTACAGACCAACGCCAACCTCGACCGCGCGCTGCGGGTCTGGCCGGCGCGATACGATCTCGGCCCGCATCTGATCGGCGAAAAACCGGCCCAGGATCCCTTTGCCGGCATTCCGCCCGTCGCGCCGGAACTGCAGGAATTCCTCGCCGATTACGCCAAGCAATATCCTTTGAAGGTGACGGCGAATCCGCCCGCGCCGGTGTCCGAGTCGCCGTGGGAAGGCTGGGGCCGCGGCTTCTCGTGCAGCAACAACTGGGCGGTGGACGGCGTCTGGACCGGCACCGGCAAGGCCGCGTTTTGCGGCGATCCGCACATGCCGCATTTCCTGCCGTCGCTCGGCTATCTGGCGCACCTCAAATGCGACAACTGCGAGGCCGGCTCCTACGAAGTGATCGGCGGCGCGTTCGTCGGCCTGCCCGCGATCGCCTTCGGCACCAACGGCCATACCGCCTGGGGCCCGACGTCCAACTGGGCCGACGTCACCGACGTGTACGTGGAAAAACTCGTGCCCGACAAGCCCGGCCATTATTATTACCAGGGCCAGGCCATGCCGTTCGAAACCCGCGAAGAAGTCTTCAAGATTAGGCTGAAGAACGGCCAGTTCCGCGAGGAGCGACACCAGGTGCGCACGACCCGCCACGGCGTGGTGATCAACGATTTTATGGACCGGCTGCCGCCGGAGTTCCCGATCGTCGTGCTGCGGCGTGATAACGAATGGGGCAAGCCGATTTCCGCCCTGCGCAACCTGTACCTTTCCCGCAACGTCACCGAGGCGCGCACCGCGCTGCTCGATTTCACCGCGATGATCGGCCATTGGTCGCTGGCCGACGACGGCGGCAACCTGCTTTACGTCGGCAGCGTCCGCCTGCCGAAACGCACCCGCCACCTGGGCACGATCCCGGTTCCCGGCTGGACCGGCACCTACGAATGGGAAAGCTTTTATTCGCCGGCCGAGTTGCCGTGGATCCTCAATCCGCCGCAGCATTTCCTCGGCACCGCGAACAACCAGGTCATCCAACCCGAGTCGTTCGCCGCGCCGATCGCGCTGGACGGCGATGTGCCGCAACGCATCGGCCGCATCTGGCAGGTGCTCGGCGCCGGCAACGACGGCCGGCCGATCGTCGAGCAGATGGCCGATTTGCAGCGCGACGACATGGATCTTGGCTGGTTGCAAGTGAAGCCGCTTTATACCCAGGCGCTCCAACCGCTGCTCAAAGATGCCGATCCGGTTGTCGCCAAGGCGGCCAAGGCCTTGTCGGCCTGGGACGGTCACGCGGGGCCTAACGAGGCCGGTTCAAGCCTGTTCCAGACGCTCAACGCCTTCATTCTCGAAAATACGCTGGCCGACGAAATGCGGCCGGAATCGTTGTCGTTCATTCTCGGCTTCTTCAACGCCGAACCGTTCGTTTTCAATATTTTTGCCGACCCTGAAAACCCGGCCTGGGATGATCGCCGCACCGAGCGGCGGGAAACGGCGGCCGAGGTGATCGCGGCGTCGTTCCGGGACGCGGTGAAGGCGCTGGTCGAGAATTACGGCGAGGAAGTGGACGACTGGAAGTGGACGACGGTGGCGCCGTTCGTGCTCAAGCACAACTTCGGCGATCAGAAGGTGCTGGCCGGCTATCTGAACCGCGGCCCGCTGCCCACCGACGGCACCGGCAACGGCGTCAACAAACATCAGTTCATGCGCTCGGAGATGTGGCGCTTCCCGATCAAGTACGGCCCGGTGCTGCGCGTCAACGCCGACTTGAACGATCTGGCCGCGTCGCGGATGTGCCTGCCCGGCGGGCAGAGCGGCCGGCCCAGCTCGAACCATTACGACGACCTGTTGCCGCTGTGGTTCAAGGGGCAGGGCGCCTCGATGAAGCTGGGCTTCGCCGATTGGGAGAAAAACGCGACCGGCGTGTTGATCCTGGAACCGGAGAAATAA
- a CDS encoding aldehyde ferredoxin oxidoreductase, which translates to MFYKVLHISAASGFYRVERYPIGEVVGPLDIGIELYDKTGGLTIGAGLLAGSILPGTNRLIVCGRSPAWGGFYVSTMGGAALIFDNLGLNAIHLTDHHPIPAVLLLNREHGEEIQVRLLPLPLEAIWRGYRDYHGFYALSHWVWDQFAGEYKETPRILATGPAALATDFGALGSLVPHADGLSPVDTWAGRGGFGTKLLRDHGIAAVIYGGSVVDEDFRDRKVADQWFENRYLKKMKIKDLEATTKYRYDPLVDTGGTFGVNYAKMGGRLLAFNYRSVLQGEAEREALQNQLIKDHYLRQFNEETIQGRQFKTCGEPCAAVCKKMMGEFKKDYEPYHAMGPQIGVFDQRAAEQVVHHSDAMGFDAISLGGILSWIGECLETSLLTPDELGLPGKFKFTAGNFDREADSRDNADLAIRLIDKIIARHPLLDLWDGARSLARRLAAERHEPRIADCLVVNAFGNRGWMVPNQYWTPGVFSPMAVMGKYYQHYGEDYLPPRKLGAANAERMIREMMVDNSGMCRFHRAWSEDLIPDIFRELYGESIDMLAHHRRLAQRLTARNQSNPWEGRRIVEIIAAFLRRKIEVEGQTDPELSAWHDRFLAEPKIAALDFWYEIHKGVRMALVD; encoded by the coding sequence ATGTTTTACAAGGTCCTGCATATCAGCGCCGCCAGCGGTTTTTACCGCGTTGAACGCTATCCGATCGGTGAAGTGGTAGGGCCGCTCGACATCGGCATCGAGTTGTACGACAAAACCGGCGGCCTGACCATCGGCGCCGGGTTGCTGGCCGGGTCCATCCTTCCCGGCACCAATCGGTTGATCGTTTGCGGCCGTTCGCCGGCTTGGGGCGGTTTTTATGTTTCGACGATGGGCGGCGCGGCGCTAATCTTCGACAATCTCGGCTTGAACGCGATTCATCTCACCGACCACCATCCGATTCCCGCGGTGCTGCTGCTCAACCGGGAGCATGGCGAGGAGATCCAGGTGCGACTGCTGCCGTTGCCGCTGGAAGCGATCTGGCGCGGCTACCGGGATTACCACGGCTTCTACGCCCTGTCGCATTGGGTTTGGGATCAATTCGCCGGCGAATACAAAGAAACGCCGCGCATCCTGGCAACCGGTCCGGCCGCGCTGGCAACCGATTTCGGCGCTCTCGGTTCGCTGGTGCCGCATGCCGACGGCCTGTCGCCCGTCGATACCTGGGCGGGACGCGGCGGTTTCGGCACCAAGCTGCTGCGGGATCACGGCATCGCCGCCGTCATCTACGGCGGCAGCGTCGTGGACGAGGATTTCCGCGACCGCAAGGTGGCCGACCAATGGTTCGAGAACCGCTACCTGAAAAAAATGAAAATCAAGGATCTCGAGGCGACTACCAAGTACCGGTACGATCCGCTCGTCGACACCGGCGGCACCTTCGGCGTCAATTACGCCAAAATGGGCGGCCGCTTGCTGGCGTTCAATTACCGTTCGGTATTGCAGGGCGAAGCGGAGCGCGAAGCGCTGCAGAACCAACTGATCAAGGATCATTACCTACGGCAATTCAACGAGGAAACCATCCAAGGCAGACAGTTCAAAACGTGCGGCGAGCCCTGCGCGGCGGTCTGCAAAAAAATGATGGGGGAGTTCAAAAAGGATTACGAACCCTATCATGCCATGGGACCGCAAATCGGCGTGTTCGATCAGCGGGCGGCGGAACAGGTAGTGCATCATAGCGACGCCATGGGCTTCGACGCCATTTCCCTGGGCGGCATACTATCCTGGATCGGCGAATGCCTGGAAACCTCGCTGTTAACGCCGGACGAGTTGGGGTTGCCCGGCAAATTCAAATTCACCGCCGGGAATTTCGACCGGGAAGCCGACTCCCGCGATAACGCCGACCTGGCGATCCGGCTGATTGATAAAATAATCGCTCGACATCCGTTGCTGGATTTATGGGACGGCGCCCGCTCCCTGGCGCGCCGCCTGGCCGCGGAACGCCACGAGCCCCGGATTGCGGACTGCCTGGTTGTCAACGCTTTCGGCAATCGCGGCTGGATGGTGCCGAACCAATATTGGACCCCCGGCGTCTTCAGCCCGATGGCGGTGATGGGGAAATACTATCAGCATTACGGTGAGGATTATCTGCCGCCAAGGAAATTGGGCGCCGCCAACGCGGAACGCATGATCCGGGAAATGATGGTGGACAATTCCGGCATGTGCCGTTTTCACCGCGCTTGGTCGGAGGATTTGATCCCCGACATATTTCGGGAACTCTACGGCGAATCAATCGACATGCTCGCGCATCACCGGCGCCTGGCCCAGCGGCTCACGGCTCGAAACCAGTCCAATCCATGGGAAGGCCGGCGGATCGTGGAAATCATCGCCGCCTTCCTGCGGCGCAAAATCGAAGTGGAAGGCCAAACCGACCCGGAGCTGTCGGCCTGGCACGATCGTTTTCTCGCCGAGCCGAAAATCGCGGCGCTCGACTTCTGGTACGAAATTCACAAAGGGGTACGGATGGCGCTGGTCGATTAA
- a CDS encoding radical SAM protein, whose product MRSLLIQSAMPFDIYRRTLAAAPVAPSLAMAALAGATVEAGHSPRIVDCSPFVADESALPDQLINDPPEIVGLTAYTAAFPSVPKIVARVAALSPNAKIVLGGVHATVLPRASLIESGAHAVVIGEGERTWQDLLRGVAWRDIPGLLWRDGLKIVTNPPRERIADLDQLPFPDYSAFNLKRYDRPQLFWKKRRIANCETSRGCPFHCTFCSSNAVFGRRWRAKSPGRVIEELRRLAAIGFEEVHFQDDGFTTDLERAKEICRLLVNQPLKLVWELKNGIRAERTDREFFRLARRAGCYRIQFGIETGDPLVLEAIGKHELLSQFKTAVRLCRQAGIESLALFILGLPEDTKASLKKTARFARRLRPDFARASILSPFPGTAIYQQWKNEGRLTTTDWSQFNFHQYSIAFRHPRLDAVTIQNAYRRFYRGFYWRVGYFAQRLYRGLRRGSLGRDLRYFLAKFVFSSPENGPV is encoded by the coding sequence ATGCGCTCGCTGCTTATCCAGTCGGCCATGCCTTTCGATATTTATCGGCGAACGCTGGCCGCGGCTCCGGTGGCGCCATCCCTGGCAATGGCGGCGCTGGCGGGCGCGACCGTCGAGGCCGGGCATTCGCCGCGCATCGTCGATTGCTCGCCGTTCGTCGCGGATGAATCGGCACTGCCCGATCAATTGATTAATGATCCACCGGAAATCGTCGGTCTCACCGCTTATACCGCGGCGTTTCCGAGCGTGCCAAAGATCGTCGCCCGGGTCGCGGCGCTCAGCCCGAACGCGAAAATCGTCCTTGGCGGCGTTCACGCCACGGTTTTGCCGCGGGCGTCGTTGATCGAATCCGGCGCTCACGCCGTCGTCATCGGCGAGGGCGAGCGCACCTGGCAGGATTTGCTGCGCGGCGTCGCCTGGCGGGACATTCCCGGCTTGCTGTGGCGCGATGGCCTGAAAATCGTTACCAATCCGCCGCGCGAACGGATCGCCGACCTGGACCAATTGCCGTTTCCCGATTATTCCGCCTTCAACCTGAAGCGGTACGACCGCCCGCAATTGTTCTGGAAAAAACGGCGCATCGCGAATTGCGAAACGAGCCGCGGCTGTCCGTTTCACTGCACCTTTTGTTCCAGTAACGCAGTCTTCGGCCGCCGTTGGCGGGCGAAGAGCCCGGGACGCGTGATCGAAGAACTCCGGCGATTGGCGGCGATCGGATTCGAGGAGGTGCATTTTCAAGACGACGGTTTTACGACCGATCTGGAGCGCGCCAAGGAAATCTGCCGCTTGTTGGTAAACCAGCCGCTGAAATTGGTTTGGGAGCTGAAAAACGGCATTCGCGCCGAGCGAACGGATCGGGAATTCTTTCGGTTGGCGCGCCGGGCGGGTTGCTACCGCATTCAATTCGGCATCGAAACCGGCGATCCGCTGGTCCTGGAAGCGATCGGCAAACACGAACTGCTGTCTCAATTCAAAACGGCTGTCCGGCTCTGCCGCCAGGCCGGCATCGAATCGTTGGCGCTCTTCATCCTCGGACTGCCGGAGGATACCAAAGCTTCGTTGAAAAAAACGGCGCGTTTTGCCCGGCGCTTACGGCCCGATTTCGCCCGCGCTTCCATTCTGTCGCCGTTCCCGGGGACCGCGATCTATCAGCAGTGGAAAAACGAGGGCCGCCTGACGACCACCGACTGGAGCCAATTCAATTTTCACCAGTATTCAATCGCTTTTCGGCATCCGCGCCTCGACGCCGTGACGATTCAAAACGCCTATCGCCGATTTTATCGCGGCTTCTATTGGCGGGTGGGGTATTTCGCCCAGCGGCTTTACCGCGGGCTTCGCCGCGGCAGCCTGGGCCGCGACCTGCGATATTTCCTCGCGAAATTCGTTTTCTCTTCGCCCGAAAACGGTCCGGTTTAA
- a CDS encoding B12-binding domain-containing radical SAM protein, with protein MNNKAEILLINPAGKHIVGDRTPPYGLLSLAAALPRETPLRLLDLRFEKHSAVESALRSPELRLVGISCLTGKQVGQTAELTRLVHARTKAPVVWGGIFPTQMTEMSLRQGGADGVVRGEGEVVFRALAALPSLPAAAEPAGFARLTTSGELSGEKSLGVRLDLAELPDPRFDLVDVRRYIEHGPYGPAFSLLTSRGCPCECAYCYMKSIYDRHWRGHTAEWVVELVRRLHRDYGIRHFQFMDDNFMTSLERVREIARRLIEARLDLTWAVFGATVVSLNNLGLEGLRLLRRAGCRIVNIGTESGSEIILQMIHKNVDLPTLLKVNGWMKEAGLKPSYNFMSGFPGETDADVRASVDLMLRLKNENPAADCGTIKLFLPYPGTELYEVVRRDYGFQPPAELSFWSRYSWSEADGLDMPWLEPRRKKRLLLLYYLSILMNPRYLFIRSRFFRAAAFVLYPLTRYRFRRMRVDTALLPRLLHWIYKKL; from the coding sequence ATGAACAACAAGGCCGAAATTCTCCTGATCAATCCGGCGGGAAAGCACATCGTCGGCGACCGCACGCCGCCCTACGGTTTACTCAGCCTGGCCGCCGCGCTGCCGCGCGAAACGCCGCTGCGCCTGCTGGACCTGCGGTTTGAAAAGCATTCGGCCGTCGAATCCGCCTTGCGGTCGCCGGAATTACGCCTGGTGGGTATCTCCTGCCTGACCGGAAAGCAGGTCGGCCAGACCGCGGAATTAACGCGCCTCGTTCACGCGAGGACGAAAGCGCCGGTCGTCTGGGGCGGCATTTTCCCCACGCAGATGACCGAAATGTCCTTGCGGCAAGGCGGCGCGGACGGCGTGGTGCGCGGCGAAGGCGAAGTGGTCTTTCGCGCGCTCGCCGCTTTGCCATCGTTGCCCGCGGCGGCCGAACCAGCGGGGTTCGCACGGCTGACCACTTCCGGTGAATTGAGCGGCGAAAAATCGCTCGGCGTGCGCCTGGATTTGGCGGAACTCCCCGACCCGCGATTCGACCTGGTGGATGTCCGGCGTTACATCGAACACGGGCCCTACGGCCCGGCGTTTTCCCTGCTCACCTCGCGCGGCTGCCCCTGCGAATGCGCCTATTGCTACATGAAATCCATTTACGACCGCCATTGGCGGGGGCACACGGCGGAATGGGTGGTCGAGCTGGTGCGGCGGCTGCACCGCGATTACGGCATCCGCCATTTTCAATTCATGGACGACAACTTCATGACCAGCCTGGAGCGGGTGCGCGAAATCGCCCGCCGACTGATTGAGGCGCGCCTCGACCTGACCTGGGCGGTTTTCGGCGCCACCGTCGTTTCCTTGAACAACCTGGGCCTCGAAGGCCTGCGCCTGCTGCGCCGCGCCGGCTGCCGGATCGTCAACATCGGCACCGAATCCGGCTCCGAGATCATTCTGCAGATGATTCACAAAAACGTCGATCTCCCCACGTTGCTGAAGGTCAACGGCTGGATGAAGGAAGCCGGCCTCAAGCCTTCCTACAATTTCATGTCCGGCTTCCCCGGCGAAACGGATGCGGACGTGCGGGCGTCGGTCGACCTGATGCTGCGGCTGAAGAACGAGAATCCCGCCGCCGATTGCGGCACGATCAAGCTGTTTCTGCCCTATCCCGGCACCGAGTTGTACGAGGTCGTGCGGCGCGATTACGGTTTTCAACCGCCGGCCGAGCTGTCGTTCTGGAGCCGTTACAGTTGGTCGGAGGCCGACGGCCTGGACATGCCGTGGTTGGAGCCGCGCCGCAAGAAACGCCTGCTGTTGCTCTACTACCTGTCGATCCTGATGAATCCGCGTTACCTGTTCATCCGGTCGCGGTTTTTCCGTGCCGCGGCGTTTGTGCTCTACCCGCTGACCCGTTACCGTTTTCGGCGGATGCGCGTCGACACGGCGCTGCTGCCGCGGCTGCTGCACTGGATCTACAAAAAGCTCTGA
- a CDS encoding L-rhamnose mutarotase: MKRVGFILKVRAEKLAEYKQHHTKVWPEMQEALRRHGWHNYSLFLRDDGLMFGYFETPVDFQHALDGMAGEEVNARWQQMMAPYFEALGGRNPDEGMAELTEVFHLD; encoded by the coding sequence ATGAAGCGCGTCGGTTTCATTTTGAAGGTCAGAGCGGAGAAGCTGGCCGAGTACAAGCAACACCACACGAAAGTCTGGCCGGAAATGCAGGAAGCGTTGCGCCGGCACGGCTGGCACAACTATTCGCTGTTTTTGCGCGACGACGGCCTGATGTTCGGCTATTTCGAAACCCCCGTCGACTTTCAACACGCGCTGGACGGCATGGCCGGCGAGGAAGTGAACGCGCGCTGGCAGCAAATGATGGCGCCCTATTTCGAGGCGCTCGGCGGCCGCAACCCCGACGAGGGCATGGCCGAATTGACGGAAGTTTTTCACCTCGATTAA
- a CDS encoding L-rhamnose isomerase: MNAREIEQAYAAARKVYADCGVNTETALAALETVPLSLQCWQGDDVGGFELAGAALSGGGLAVTGNYPGRARTPRELRDDLEKALALIPGRHRVNLHSTYGEFGGEYVPRDSFRPDHFRGWVDWARERGLGLDFNATLFAHPLAESGYTLSHSDQKVRRFWIEHVKRCREIGAWMGEELGTPCGHNLWIPDGSKDETVSRRLRREILRESLDEIYTTTFPRAALKDSVESKLFGIGLESFVVGSHEFYLDWSRNQDVMMCLDMGHYHPTESVAEKISALLTFREELLIHVSRGVKWDSDHVVLFNDELVTLMQEIVRADGLDRVHLALDFFDASINRVGAWVTGARATLKALLFALLEPTERLREREAAGDGFGRLAWLEECKALPLGAVWNEFCSRGRVPAGTEWIEAIRADEARLRERR, translated from the coding sequence ATGAACGCGCGCGAGATCGAACAAGCCTATGCGGCGGCGCGAAAGGTGTACGCCGATTGCGGCGTCAATACCGAAACGGCGCTGGCCGCCCTCGAAACGGTTCCGCTTTCGCTGCAATGCTGGCAGGGCGACGACGTCGGCGGTTTCGAGCTCGCCGGGGCGGCCCTGTCGGGCGGCGGCCTGGCCGTGACCGGCAATTATCCGGGGCGGGCGCGCACGCCGCGCGAGCTGCGCGACGATCTGGAAAAGGCGCTGGCGTTGATTCCCGGCCGGCATCGCGTGAATCTGCATTCGACGTACGGCGAATTCGGCGGCGAGTACGTGCCGCGCGACAGCTTTCGCCCCGACCACTTCCGGGGCTGGGTCGATTGGGCCCGCGAACGCGGGCTCGGGCTGGATTTCAACGCCACCTTGTTCGCGCATCCGCTCGCCGAATCGGGTTATACGCTGAGCCACAGCGATCAGAAAGTCCGCCGGTTCTGGATCGAGCACGTCAAACGTTGCCGCGAAATCGGCGCCTGGATGGGCGAGGAACTGGGCACGCCGTGCGGTCACAACCTCTGGATTCCCGACGGCTCGAAGGACGAGACCGTCAGCCGCCGGCTGCGCCGCGAAATCCTGCGCGAGAGCCTGGACGAAATCTACACGACGACGTTCCCGCGCGCGGCGCTCAAGGACAGCGTGGAAAGCAAGCTCTTCGGCATCGGCCTGGAAAGTTTCGTCGTCGGCTCGCACGAATTCTATCTGGATTGGTCGCGCAATCAGGACGTGATGATGTGCCTGGACATGGGCCATTATCACCCGACCGAATCAGTCGCCGAAAAAATCTCGGCCTTGCTGACCTTCCGCGAGGAACTGCTCATTCACGTCAGCCGTGGCGTCAAATGGGACAGCGATCACGTGGTGCTGTTCAACGACGAGTTGGTGACGCTGATGCAGGAAATCGTCCGCGCCGACGGCCTCGACCGCGTGCACCTGGCACTCGACTTTTTCGATGCGTCGATCAACCGCGTCGGCGCCTGGGTGACCGGCGCGCGCGCGACCCTCAAGGCTTTGCTCTTCGCTTTGCTAGAACCGACCGAACGGTTGCGCGAGCGGGAAGCGGCCGGCGACGGCTTCGGCCGCCTGGCGTGGCTGGAAGAGTGCAAGGCCCTGCCGCTGGGCGCCGTCTGGAACGAATTCTGTTCGCGCGGACGGGTACCCGCCGGGACGGAGTGGATCGAGGCGATTCGCGCCGACGAGGCGCGCCTCCGCGAAAGGCGATAG